In Verrucomicrobiota bacterium, the following are encoded in one genomic region:
- a CDS encoding glycine--tRNA ligase gives MAEDTKNNQQLMEKIVGLCKRRGLIFQSSEIYGGINGFWDYGPMGAELKRNVKDYWWKCMTHWREDIVGLDATIIMHPSIWKASGHVDTFSDLMRECTLTNKRVRADQVDPSSGIAYSYTGAKCESSGKESLESFHVLIAIGKPPESARKVALQYYTKRGLEKPVLEGESSQKIENTNDFHPESGAKLSEARPFNLMLKTYVGPVASEENVAYLRPETAQAIFVQFKNVLETSRMKVPFGIAQVGKAFRNEVTPRNFTFRSREFEQMELEFFIKPDEIVQQIAGNIASADENTPLPEPENNWGWQAWHIYWVQQRLAWYESIGLGLNTLELYWQKKEELAHYARACVDILYKFPFGTQELEGIAARGSFDLTQHQEHSGKSMEYFDDEAKTRYVPHVIEPSAGADRLVLALICNAYHEEPVTDDKGKTETRVVMRFHPRVAPIKVATFPLLKNKPELVSKTREVLNLLRPHMNAFYDDAGSIGKRYARQDEIGTPFCVTIDFETIEGVREGELTGEKDTVTIRHRDSMKQERLPISKLLAFIQGQIA, from the coding sequence ATGGCAGAAGATACCAAAAATAACCAGCAATTGATGGAAAAGATCGTCGGCTTGTGTAAACGCCGGGGCTTAATTTTCCAATCCAGTGAAATTTACGGGGGAATCAACGGATTCTGGGACTACGGTCCGATGGGGGCTGAGCTCAAACGCAATGTCAAAGATTACTGGTGGAAATGCATGACTCATTGGCGTGAGGATATTGTCGGGCTCGACGCCACAATCATTATGCACCCTTCTATCTGGAAAGCTTCCGGTCACGTCGACACATTCTCCGACCTCATGAGGGAATGTACCTTGACCAATAAACGAGTTCGAGCCGACCAAGTCGATCCTTCCTCCGGTATCGCTTACTCTTACACGGGTGCAAAATGCGAAAGCTCTGGTAAGGAGTCGCTCGAGTCTTTCCATGTCCTCATCGCTATTGGGAAACCCCCTGAAAGTGCACGCAAAGTCGCCCTCCAGTATTATACGAAACGCGGTCTAGAAAAGCCCGTACTCGAGGGTGAATCCTCGCAAAAAATCGAGAATACGAATGATTTCCACCCAGAAAGCGGGGCGAAACTCAGTGAAGCACGTCCGTTTAACCTGATGCTCAAAACCTATGTCGGACCTGTCGCCAGCGAAGAAAATGTCGCCTACCTGCGTCCAGAAACAGCCCAAGCCATTTTTGTGCAATTTAAGAATGTCCTTGAGACTTCTCGGATGAAAGTCCCCTTTGGTATCGCCCAAGTCGGTAAAGCCTTTAGGAATGAGGTAACCCCTCGTAATTTTACTTTTCGTAGCCGTGAGTTTGAGCAAATGGAATTAGAATTTTTCATCAAACCCGATGAAATCGTCCAGCAAATCGCAGGGAATATCGCATCTGCCGACGAAAATACCCCCCTACCCGAACCCGAAAATAACTGGGGTTGGCAAGCTTGGCATATCTACTGGGTGCAACAACGCCTAGCATGGTATGAATCAATCGGCCTTGGACTCAATACCCTTGAACTTTACTGGCAGAAAAAAGAAGAACTCGCCCACTATGCCCGTGCTTGCGTGGATATCCTCTACAAATTCCCCTTTGGCACGCAGGAACTCGAAGGAATCGCCGCTCGTGGATCTTTCGACCTGACCCAGCATCAGGAACACAGTGGTAAATCAATGGAATATTTCGACGACGAGGCCAAAACCCGTTATGTCCCCCATGTCATCGAGCCTTCAGCCGGGGCCGACCGCCTCGTCCTAGCCTTGATTTGTAATGCTTACCATGAGGAACCAGTAACTGATGATAAAGGCAAAACTGAAACCCGCGTCGTGATGAGATTTCATCCCCGTGTCGCCCCCATTAAAGTCGCCACCTTCCCGTTACTCAAAAACAAGCCAGAGCTTGTCTCCAAAACAAGGGAAGTATTAAACCTGCTGCGTCCCCATATGAATGCTTTTTATGATGATGCCGGATCAATCGGTAAAAGATACGCGCGCCAGGATGAAATCGGCACACCATTCTGTGTCACAATCGACTTTGAAACTATCGAAGGCGTCCGCGAAGGTGAGCTCACCGGTGAAAAAGATACGGTCACCATCCGCCACCGCGACAGCATGAAACAGGAACGTTTGCCCATCAGCAAATTGCTCGCCTTCATCCAAGGGCAAATTGCTTAA
- a CDS encoding SUMF1/EgtB/PvdO family nonheme iron enzyme: MSKGILVFDSDNEALQHVVGILSPYSNYQVLQAQNWEHLNHYLQKETVDLVVAEIYTPEISGGDLAAFLKGNYPNIPILFLTGYDPAYLIGDERAAGIPVLAKPVDAQGLIAAIVPLIFKKGPATPVAVADPQPVAVQVAPVVAAPEPEVVITPVIEAAAPVVQAVPVVVKAVAVTAQPIVESIHQIAAKSASLISPVKPAFVSEYGENMETGQKKGFTQVLRQKEEEEQKGFSGNLDQFSLVDILQMCCISGRTGKLVFSRDHHHGNVYIHKGALKHAECGIYEGEQAVYEIIAWDYGSFRFDEGEFPCPQTIKVGWEHILMEGVRIRDEKKEASGTQDHSELIGKKVGNYQVNRLMYEDAYTKTYEAVQIGVNRKVALKVLVAERAVDPLQSRGFLDIASAKAKLQHPNITAVFEAGESGGWYYYSQEIFMGESLEKLAENPGSMNNVKILKLILDICTAFTYLQRNQIWHHLVEARHVLVDINGNVKITNPAIIHPENNVMVSSEINALGVSLQPFTKAPGMQPQVLSLLGRMLLFGDQGYDSYAALQQDVKQIESAYKPQQKIEIAQQDQSAIKALAEMKKKQKRNFLIAVVGLFVLLGLAAGVVWALRSEKPRLTTIEMVQIPAGEFIYQNGETKSLPAFWIDKYEITIYQYKEFLNATVGKANAQYQQDSKDRDNTPKNWTAVLSAIQKQMPFPIPGKQGQLLSWDSPVFNVSWYDAYAYAKWAGKRLPTEEEWEKAARGTKGYVYPWGNEPDAKKANVGTDNGAFYATPGGIDGFNKVSPVDAKKDDKSPFGVIGFAGNVSEWTDTWDRSKKISVVKVPMVRGGSWYTEDVKMSLRINDFSPHEKREDIGFRCVSDTAPASQSQ, encoded by the coding sequence ATGTCTAAAGGAATTCTCGTTTTTGATTCTGACAACGAAGCATTACAACATGTTGTCGGGATCCTTTCACCCTATTCAAATTATCAGGTGCTTCAAGCTCAAAACTGGGAGCATTTGAATCATTATTTGCAGAAAGAGACAGTTGATTTGGTGGTTGCCGAAATTTATACCCCAGAAATTTCCGGTGGTGATTTGGCGGCTTTTCTGAAGGGGAATTATCCGAATATTCCTATTTTATTCCTCACAGGATATGATCCTGCCTATCTCATCGGTGATGAAAGGGCGGCAGGGATACCAGTACTGGCAAAACCGGTTGATGCCCAAGGCTTGATTGCGGCGATAGTCCCACTGATTTTTAAGAAAGGACCTGCCACTCCCGTCGCAGTAGCGGATCCACAGCCCGTGGCTGTACAGGTGGCTCCGGTAGTTGCTGCTCCGGAACCAGAGGTGGTTATTACGCCAGTCATTGAGGCTGCTGCACCTGTAGTCCAGGCAGTCCCGGTGGTGGTGAAGGCTGTCGCGGTTACTGCCCAGCCTATCGTCGAAAGTATCCACCAGATCGCGGCGAAATCAGCCAGCCTAATCAGTCCTGTTAAACCGGCTTTTGTTTCAGAGTATGGCGAGAATATGGAGACCGGTCAGAAAAAAGGATTTACCCAGGTCTTAAGGCAGAAAGAAGAAGAGGAACAGAAGGGGTTCTCCGGAAACCTCGACCAATTTTCACTCGTGGATATCCTTCAAATGTGTTGTATTAGCGGACGCACAGGTAAATTAGTTTTCAGCCGCGACCATCATCATGGAAATGTTTATATCCATAAAGGCGCCCTCAAACACGCTGAATGCGGCATCTATGAGGGGGAACAAGCCGTCTACGAGATTATTGCATGGGATTACGGCAGTTTTCGTTTTGATGAGGGAGAGTTCCCTTGTCCTCAGACGATTAAAGTAGGATGGGAACACATCTTGATGGAAGGCGTAAGGATCCGTGATGAGAAAAAGGAAGCTTCTGGTACTCAGGATCATTCGGAGTTGATCGGTAAAAAAGTCGGTAATTACCAGGTAAACCGGCTTATGTATGAGGATGCCTATACAAAGACTTATGAGGCTGTTCAAATCGGCGTTAACCGTAAGGTCGCCCTCAAAGTCCTTGTTGCTGAACGCGCCGTGGATCCACTCCAATCCCGTGGTTTTCTGGATATAGCCTCGGCAAAGGCCAAGCTCCAACACCCGAATATTACGGCTGTTTTTGAAGCCGGTGAGTCCGGAGGGTGGTATTATTATTCCCAAGAAATATTCATGGGTGAATCCCTGGAGAAACTCGCAGAGAATCCAGGGAGCATGAATAACGTCAAAATCCTGAAGCTGATCCTCGACATTTGTACAGCATTTACCTATTTGCAGCGGAATCAAATCTGGCATCATTTGGTCGAGGCAAGGCATGTCCTTGTGGATATTAACGGGAATGTGAAAATCACCAATCCGGCGATCATTCACCCGGAAAATAATGTGATGGTATCTTCTGAAATCAATGCGTTGGGTGTGTCCCTGCAGCCTTTCACCAAAGCCCCAGGCATGCAGCCACAGGTTCTTTCTTTATTGGGGAGGATGCTTCTTTTTGGGGATCAAGGGTATGATTCCTATGCTGCCCTCCAGCAGGATGTTAAACAAATCGAATCCGCCTATAAACCCCAACAAAAAATAGAAATCGCCCAACAAGACCAGTCGGCAATCAAGGCGCTGGCAGAGATGAAGAAGAAACAGAAACGTAATTTTCTCATTGCAGTGGTGGGATTATTTGTGCTGCTGGGGCTGGCTGCGGGGGTCGTCTGGGCTTTGCGTTCAGAGAAACCCCGCCTGACCACTATTGAGATGGTCCAGATTCCTGCGGGGGAATTTATTTACCAAAATGGTGAGACGAAATCGCTGCCAGCATTCTGGATCGATAAATATGAGATTACCATTTACCAGTACAAAGAGTTTTTAAATGCGACGGTGGGTAAAGCAAATGCCCAATACCAGCAGGACAGTAAAGACAGGGATAATACACCGAAGAACTGGACGGCCGTCCTGAGTGCAATTCAAAAACAAATGCCTTTCCCCATACCGGGTAAACAGGGGCAGTTACTTTCTTGGGATAGTCCCGTATTTAACGTGAGTTGGTACGATGCCTATGCTTATGCAAAATGGGCCGGAAAAAGATTACCCACAGAGGAAGAATGGGAAAAGGCGGCTCGTGGCACTAAAGGATATGTGTATCCTTGGGGTAATGAGCCGGATGCCAAAAAAGCAAATGTAGGGACAGATAACGGCGCATTCTATGCGACCCCCGGTGGAATAGACGGATTCAATAAAGTATCACCCGTCGATGCTAAGAAAGATGATAAGAGTCCTTTTGGGGTTATCGGGTTTGCTGGGAATGTCTCGGAATGGACCGATACCTGGGACCGGAGTAAAAAAATATCGGTGGTCAAAGTGCCTATGGTTCGTGGAGGTAGCTGGTACACGGAGGATGTGAAAATGTCCCTCCGCATTAATGATTTTAGTCCGCATGAAAAACGTGAAGATATCGGGTTCCGCTGTGTCAGTGACACGGCTCCTGCCAGCCAAAGCCAGTGA
- a CDS encoding NADH-quinone oxidoreductase subunit I — protein sequence MIVDRPQLKWYEKIYLPTIVAGMAITLKHLKKSFLANIGMRTEPKLHPSLEMSKRGTFTMQYPEEKWPMPDGYRGAPTLVKDEDNREKCVSCQLCEFVCPPRAIRITPGFTQDERHANVEKAPKEFEIDMIRCIYCGLCEEVCPEEAIFLLKEYAITGSSRAEMVHDKEKLYDMGGVLPLPIKKWKNK from the coding sequence ATGATTGTCGACAGGCCACAGCTTAAATGGTACGAAAAAATTTATCTCCCGACGATTGTTGCTGGGATGGCAATTACGTTGAAACATCTCAAAAAATCTTTCCTCGCTAATATCGGGATGAGGACAGAACCCAAGCTCCACCCGAGCTTGGAAATGTCCAAACGCGGGACATTTACCATGCAGTATCCGGAAGAAAAATGGCCCATGCCGGATGGTTACCGTGGTGCGCCCACACTGGTTAAAGACGAGGATAATCGTGAGAAATGTGTGAGTTGCCAGCTTTGTGAGTTTGTTTGTCCTCCGCGAGCGATCCGTATTACACCGGGATTTACTCAGGACGAACGCCATGCGAATGTAGAAAAAGCGCCCAAGGAATTTGAGATAGATATGATTCGTTGTATTTACTGTGGGCTTTGTGAGGAAGTTTGCCCCGAGGAAGCTATTTTCCTCCTGAAAGAATATGCGATTACAGGCTCCAGTCGGGCTGAGATGGTCCACGATAAAGAGAAACTTTATGATATGGGGGGAGTCTTACCTCTGCCGATCAAGAAGTGGAAAAATAAGTAA
- the nuoH gene encoding NADH-quinone oxidoreductase subunit NuoH, producing MILALTDSLQWMVPLVITLVKSGLIIFAFLLPFVSYSVYAERRISALIQDRLGPNRVGPFGLFQPIPDAVKFLLKEDFTPAHVNKLYFWIAPSLAMIPSLLTIAVIPFGSTINVNYTFIYGSYEFVVSPIQLVVANLDVGLLYVFAISSLSVYGIVIAGWASNSKYPFLGSIRATAQLISYEIAMGLAIMPILLILGTLNLSDIVIWQAKNGWIAMPFFSETLGFHLTSWILWLPFLLSFIIFLVAGFAETNRLPFDLPECETELVGGYHTEYSSMRFALFFLGEYAAMIVMSALMVTLFFGGWHFPFLPVSAEGMGLWSSLKLAILHVVTFSVKMILFMLFFIWVRWTLPRFRYDQLMNLGWKVFLPLSIANLILTMIVLLILKG from the coding sequence ATGATTTTGGCACTGACAGATTCTCTTCAATGGATGGTTCCTTTGGTGATTACTTTGGTGAAAAGCGGGCTGATTATTTTTGCATTTCTCCTCCCTTTTGTGTCCTACAGTGTTTATGCTGAACGCCGTATTAGTGCGTTGATCCAAGACCGCCTTGGCCCTAATCGTGTCGGTCCGTTCGGGCTTTTCCAGCCGATTCCCGATGCCGTTAAATTCCTGCTAAAAGAAGATTTTACTCCGGCACATGTGAATAAGCTCTATTTCTGGATTGCTCCATCCTTGGCGATGATTCCTTCTTTGCTGACGATTGCAGTCATTCCTTTTGGTAGTACCATTAATGTGAATTACACATTCATTTATGGGTCTTACGAATTTGTTGTTTCACCCATTCAGCTGGTAGTCGCAAATCTGGATGTGGGACTACTTTACGTTTTCGCGATTTCCTCATTGAGCGTTTATGGGATTGTCATCGCAGGCTGGGCTTCCAACTCAAAATATCCATTCCTCGGTTCCATTCGTGCCACGGCGCAGTTAATCTCTTATGAAATCGCGATGGGCTTGGCCATCATGCCTATTTTACTGATCTTGGGTACGTTAAACCTCAGTGATATTGTCATCTGGCAGGCGAAAAACGGATGGATTGCGATGCCGTTTTTCTCAGAAACTCTGGGCTTTCACCTTACTAGCTGGATTTTGTGGCTACCATTCCTGCTATCTTTCATTATTTTCCTAGTAGCAGGATTTGCAGAAACAAATCGTTTGCCCTTCGATTTGCCTGAATGTGAAACAGAGCTGGTCGGCGGTTATCATACTGAATATTCCTCCATGCGTTTTGCTCTCTTCTTCTTGGGTGAATATGCTGCAATGATTGTGATGTCAGCACTCATGGTCACCCTTTTCTTCGGTGGCTGGCATTTTCCGTTTCTACCTGTTTCGGCGGAAGGAATGGGTTTGTGGAGTTCTCTGAAATTAGCCATTCTTCATGTGGTCACCTTTTCAGTGAAAATGATTCTCTTTATGTTATTCTTTATTTGGGTTCGCTGGACATTACCGCGTTTTCGTTATGACCAGTTGATGAATCTGGGTTGGAAGGTATTCCTTCCCTTATCGATTGCAAATTTGATTTTGACCATGATTGTGTTATTAATTTTGAAAGGCTAA
- the miaA gene encoding tRNA (adenosine(37)-N6)-dimethylallyltransferase MiaA, translating into MSKEIPPFFALVGPTASGKSQIALELAKLIPLEIISADSMQVYRGMDIGTAKPSVEEQKLIPHHTINLVEINHIFDTAEYLRHAQIAEEKIVSNGKLPLYAGGTGLYIRALRYGLESNLPRNDHLREELEDLPLDELQEKVAFFGVHGLNQSDWKNKRRLIRAVEICSHEGKSLVECRTSWQGKGRSGIVFCLDRDMDELTRRINHRIDQMMGEGLVDEVRNLLEKGLIHNPVAMQAIGYKEVVTHIEGKASLDECVLEIKIKTRQFAKRQKTWFSKETDMKLITLAPESSMALAAAQIARDIENYDA; encoded by the coding sequence GTGAGTAAAGAGATTCCCCCATTTTTTGCGCTTGTCGGGCCGACCGCATCCGGAAAATCGCAAATTGCACTGGAATTGGCCAAGTTGATTCCGTTGGAGATTATTTCTGCTGACTCGATGCAGGTTTACCGGGGGATGGATATTGGCACGGCTAAACCATCAGTTGAGGAACAAAAACTTATACCCCATCACACGATTAATCTGGTGGAGATAAACCATATTTTTGATACAGCCGAATATCTTCGTCACGCGCAAATTGCAGAAGAAAAAATAGTTTCAAACGGAAAATTACCCCTATATGCAGGAGGAACAGGTCTCTATATAAGGGCATTGCGTTACGGCCTGGAAAGCAATTTGCCCCGGAATGACCATCTCCGTGAGGAGCTCGAAGATCTCCCGCTGGATGAGCTCCAAGAAAAAGTCGCCTTTTTCGGTGTACACGGACTGAATCAATCAGACTGGAAAAATAAGAGGCGCCTGATCCGGGCCGTGGAAATTTGTTCCCATGAAGGGAAGTCATTGGTCGAGTGCCGCACGTCTTGGCAAGGGAAGGGAAGGTCAGGAATAGTTTTTTGTCTGGATCGAGACATGGATGAGCTGACTCGGAGGATTAACCACAGGATTGATCAGATGATGGGAGAGGGATTGGTGGATGAAGTGCGCAATTTGCTCGAAAAGGGGTTGATTCATAACCCAGTGGCGATGCAGGCAATCGGTTATAAGGAGGTCGTGACCCATATAGAAGGGAAAGCATCCTTGGATGAATGTGTCTTGGAAATCAAAATAAAGACAAGGCAATTTGCTAAACGCCAGAAAACATGGTTCTCTAAGGAAACGGATATGAAACTCATTACACTTGCGCCCGAGTCCTCAATGGCCTTGGCCGCTGCGCAAATTGCCCGGGATATTGAAAATTATGATGCATAA